A single genomic interval of Methanocorpusculum sp. harbors:
- a CDS encoding YeiH family protein: MSSYREDFRDYFRFHRGLIPGILVCIIVALVSYLLTRGTLWEGGFRILPAELFTDNPVFYFLSKIGPIVLALIICIFINVRKFEAGGSYAGKYILRIAIILMGARVTYDVLMTGSLVGLIIILCVLAGVLIVAMLIGKGFKFPWDAAVLTGTGNGICGVSATLSVAPVINADKKHVDAVVGVISLLGIVGVFVIPAIASFLSMTPTQAEVFIGGTLHEIGNVIPAADLYYSITGSDVGALALAYKMIRVAMLVVVATVFGWMYCRRQKKQVNGSCPTEKAKIQGFLILFVIMAVLMSLVIYFFYDPGKAIQALITNISVTILTIAMAGVGLSMNLKDTLSTGKKLLPFGIAVWLFQIVAMCILIMLFV; this comes from the coding sequence ATGAGTTCATATCGGGAAGATTTCAGGGATTACTTCCGGTTCCATCGGGGTTTGATTCCAGGGATTCTCGTCTGCATCATAGTTGCTCTCGTTTCATATCTCCTTACGCGGGGTACGCTCTGGGAAGGCGGGTTCAGGATTCTTCCGGCAGAGTTGTTCACTGATAATCCGGTGTTTTATTTCCTTTCAAAAATAGGACCGATCGTCCTTGCCCTCATCATCTGCATTTTTATCAATGTCAGGAAATTCGAAGCAGGAGGGTCATACGCCGGGAAATACATCCTGCGTATCGCCATCATCCTGATGGGTGCCAGAGTTACCTATGATGTTTTGATGACCGGTTCTCTTGTAGGTCTCATCATCATCCTTTGCGTTCTCGCAGGAGTTTTGATTGTGGCAATGCTCATCGGAAAAGGCTTTAAATTTCCGTGGGATGCAGCCGTCCTCACCGGCACCGGGAATGGAATTTGCGGCGTTTCAGCAACGCTTTCGGTAGCTCCGGTAATCAATGCCGACAAGAAACATGTTGATGCAGTGGTCGGCGTTATCAGCCTTTTAGGGATCGTCGGCGTATTTGTCATCCCGGCAATCGCGTCTTTTCTTTCAATGACTCCCACGCAGGCAGAGGTTTTCATCGGAGGGACTCTGCATGAAATCGGGAATGTCATCCCGGCGGCAGACCTCTACTACTCGATCACGGGTTCTGACGTTGGGGCGTTGGCACTTGCTTATAAAATGATCCGGGTTGCCATGCTTGTGGTGGTCGCAACCGTGTTTGGCTGGATGTACTGCAGACGTCAGAAGAAGCAGGTGAACGGGTCCTGTCCTACGGAAAAAGCCAAAATCCAGGGATTTCTGATACTGTTCGTTATAATGGCTGTTTTGATGAGCCTGGTGATTTATTTCTTTTATGATCCGGGAAAAGCGATCCAGGCACTCATCACAAATATTTCAGTAACTATTCTGACGATCGCAATGGCAGGTGTTGGTCTATCGATGAATCTGAAAGATACTCTTTCAACCGGTAAAAAGCTGCTTCCATTCGGTATTGCAGTCTGGCTGTTCCAGATCGTAGCCATGTGCATTCTTATAATGCTGTTCGTATAA
- a CDS encoding nitrogenase component 1, whose translation MSHLFVHLPSFATDYSGAASVFYNMGGLVVIHEPSGCMGNFTGFDEPRWYHAPEMVFSSFIREEEATMGDDSILLDKILQECKNHHPKFVAILGTPVPALIGCDISGIAAEVFDAAKIPAFGLNTTGFQYYDDGIKKALLMIEEQFMKESGVKEPKTVNILGYTPLDFFISGDDRRLASFVESCGYRVLCFLPGDDLETIIKAPNAEKNIVVSAAAIPLAEKMKEKYGTPFCAMLPGTTNDKEKMQAFLQDYTPQLPAPHVYSRKALVIGEQISANTRRDFLIEDLNYSTVNVATFFAFAGSIAREGDIKLSNELHLQKLIEEGCYDLIVGDPLFERFTNQQQIFVSLPHPAVSSKLHWHSYVSLLNNDFSTYLSAKINHKSPVTLQ comes from the coding sequence ATGAGCCATCTGTTTGTACACCTGCCGTCATTTGCAACGGATTATTCCGGCGCCGCTTCGGTATTTTATAATATGGGCGGGCTTGTAGTGATCCATGAACCATCAGGATGTATGGGTAATTTTACCGGATTTGACGAACCCCGCTGGTATCATGCTCCAGAGATGGTATTTAGTTCATTTATCCGTGAGGAGGAGGCAACGATGGGTGATGATTCGATTCTTCTCGATAAAATTCTTCAGGAGTGCAAAAATCATCATCCCAAATTTGTTGCAATTCTTGGAACACCAGTCCCTGCATTAATCGGTTGTGATATCTCGGGAATTGCTGCTGAAGTTTTTGATGCTGCCAAAATTCCCGCATTTGGGCTGAATACTACAGGATTTCAGTATTATGATGATGGTATCAAAAAAGCTCTCCTGATGATCGAAGAGCAGTTTATGAAGGAATCGGGAGTAAAAGAGCCAAAAACAGTCAATATCCTCGGATACACCCCCTTAGATTTTTTCATTTCAGGCGACGATCGAAGATTAGCATCATTTGTAGAGTCGTGCGGATACCGGGTATTATGTTTTCTCCCCGGAGATGATCTGGAGACGATTATCAAAGCACCCAATGCGGAAAAAAATATTGTGGTGTCCGCGGCAGCAATTCCTCTTGCAGAAAAAATGAAGGAAAAATATGGCACTCCTTTCTGCGCAATGCTTCCGGGAACTACTAACGACAAAGAGAAAATGCAGGCATTTTTACAAGATTATACGCCGCAACTTCCCGCCCCTCATGTTTATTCCAGAAAAGCGCTTGTGATTGGGGAACAGATTTCTGCGAACACTAGACGTGATTTCCTGATTGAAGACCTGAATTATTCTACGGTGAATGTCGCCACATTCTTTGCATTTGCTGGTTCTATCGCACGTGAAGGAGACATCAAACTTTCAAATGAACTACATCTTCAAAAACTTATCGAAGAAGGATGTTATGATCTCATTGTTGGTGACCCGCTGTTTGAACGGTTTACGAACCAGCAACAGATTTTTGTTTCACTTCCGCATCCGGCAGTGAGCAGTAAATTACACTGGCATTCGTATGTTTCTCTTCTCAACAATGATTTTTCAACATATCTTTCTGCAAAGATAAATCACAAGAGTCCTGTAACATTACAGTAG
- a CDS encoding nitrogenase iron protein NifH, with protein MKKIAFYGKGGIGKSTCVSNISMALVEQGFTVMQIGCDPKADSTRNLTRGDPIPSVLSVMREKKNDICLDDIVYCGSGGILCVEAGGPKPGSGCAGRGIITAFEQLEELGAYKKYHPDIILYDVLGDVVCGGFALPIRQGYADEVCIVTSGEMMSLYAADNISQAVKNYSKRGYAALKGLIFNAKNIENEDEIVEKAAAEMNTKVLSRINRDPIVQKAENAGMTVVEYAPDSSQADLYRKLAGILLED; from the coding sequence ATGAAAAAAATTGCATTTTATGGAAAAGGCGGAATCGGAAAATCAACCTGTGTCTCAAATATATCTATGGCTCTCGTTGAACAGGGATTCACGGTCATGCAGATTGGCTGCGATCCAAAAGCGGACTCAACAAGAAATCTTACCCGCGGGGATCCGATTCCATCTGTTCTCTCAGTTATGCGGGAGAAAAAGAATGACATTTGTCTGGACGATATTGTTTACTGTGGATCCGGCGGAATTTTGTGCGTAGAGGCAGGAGGCCCAAAGCCGGGATCGGGTTGTGCAGGTCGCGGTATTATTACTGCGTTTGAACAATTGGAGGAACTTGGGGCATATAAAAAATATCATCCAGATATTATTCTCTATGATGTTTTAGGAGATGTGGTCTGTGGAGGGTTCGCCCTGCCGATTCGTCAGGGATATGCAGATGAGGTGTGTATTGTAACATCCGGCGAGATGATGTCCTTGTATGCGGCAGATAACATATCTCAGGCGGTTAAAAATTATTCAAAACGCGGATATGCAGCATTGAAAGGACTCATATTCAATGCAAAAAATATTGAAAATGAAGATGAGATTGTGGAAAAAGCGGCTGCAGAAATGAATACAAAGGTTTTGTCCAGGATTAACCGTGACCCGATTGTCCAAAAGGCTGAAAATGCCGGCATGACTGTTGTGGAATATGCACCGGATTCATCTCAAGCAGATTTGTATAGAAAACTTGCAGGAATTTTACTTGAGGATTAA
- a CDS encoding glycerophosphodiester phosphodiesterase family protein has protein sequence MIILYILIIFLAAACLYLFLLYPGKTRKERMLVFGQYRIAHRGLFNNTTSAPENSLSAFQKAVDAGFGIELDVQLTKDREVVVIHDEDLHRTSKVDTKIADCTYAMLREYRLFQSDEKIPKFSAVLSLINRTVPLIVELKNTSSSDYAELCERTAACLDTYNGLFCIESFNPMIVHWFRINRPDYLRGFLSTDYHKELASLTCVQLPKLTFLEKFTLTNCLMNFYIRPDFIAYNIHYRNQLSYRICTGLFGIVKVGWTIRSKEELDTAKSSFDVIIFDSFLP, from the coding sequence ATGATCATTCTCTATATTCTCATAATCTTCCTTGCGGCGGCCTGCCTCTATCTTTTTTTACTCTACCCCGGGAAAACCAGAAAAGAGAGGATGCTTGTCTTTGGACAATACCGCATTGCGCACAGAGGGTTATTCAACAATACAACGTCAGCTCCGGAAAATTCCCTGTCCGCATTTCAAAAAGCGGTTGATGCCGGTTTTGGGATCGAATTGGATGTGCAGCTGACCAAAGACCGCGAGGTGGTCGTTATCCATGATGAAGATCTGCATCGCACGTCCAAGGTCGATACAAAGATTGCAGATTGTACCTATGCTATGCTTCGAGAGTACAGGCTGTTTCAATCAGATGAAAAGATACCTAAATTTTCTGCAGTCTTATCTCTGATAAACAGGACTGTCCCTCTCATCGTTGAACTGAAAAACACTTCTTCATCTGATTATGCAGAACTGTGTGAAAGAACAGCTGCATGTCTTGATACGTATAACGGGTTATTTTGTATCGAATCGTTCAACCCCATGATAGTTCATTGGTTCAGGATCAATCGCCCGGACTATTTACGGGGCTTTTTAAGTACGGATTATCATAAGGAACTGGCGTCCCTCACGTGCGTTCAACTGCCGAAACTGACATTTTTAGAGAAATTTACTCTCACAAATTGTTTGATGAATTTTTATATCAGACCTGATTTTATTGCCTACAACATTCATTATAGAAATCAATTGTCTTATCGGATCTGTACCGGATTATTCGGCATAGTTAAAGTCGGGTGGACGATCCGCAGTAAAGAAGAATTGGATACAGCAAAATCCTCTTTTGATGTGATCATCTTCGACTCGTTTCTGCCTTAA
- a CDS encoding class I SAM-dependent methyltransferase, translating to MTELPDYCQIWDETYTRALEGKLNPGDTEDSFWSDQENVDRFVKHLLNKKGGKIEDNIASMNIPPGSTVLDIGAGPGTLAVPLACAGCRVTVIEPSIPMGEAMEKYRMHMHAPEIAGIRKRWENVTPEEAGSHDFVIASRSLMFGNLRENMLKMDGASKKGVHIYWYLTSKSSSWGHEDLWQSLHGKPYYSAPNASVLWNALNQLDINANINLKTETNGHLYSTVLDMQEDYYGRLSASEPWQKEIVNAYLANKFEKTDAGVRVPSTSYLAHIWWEK from the coding sequence ATGACTGAACTACCGGACTACTGCCAAATCTGGGATGAAACCTATACACGTGCTCTTGAAGGAAAACTCAACCCGGGCGATACAGAAGACAGTTTCTGGTCGGACCAGGAAAATGTCGACCGGTTCGTCAAGCATCTTCTTAATAAAAAAGGCGGCAAGATCGAGGATAACATTGCATCAATGAACATCCCGCCGGGATCCACCGTCCTTGACATTGGTGCCGGACCCGGAACCCTCGCTGTCCCTCTTGCCTGTGCCGGCTGCCGGGTAACCGTCATCGAACCATCCATTCCGATGGGTGAGGCGATGGAGAAATACCGGATGCATATGCACGCTCCGGAGATCGCCGGGATCCGCAAACGCTGGGAGAATGTAACCCCGGAAGAGGCAGGCAGTCATGACTTTGTGATCGCGTCAAGATCGCTTATGTTTGGCAATCTCCGGGAAAACATGCTTAAGATGGACGGTGCTTCAAAGAAAGGTGTCCATATCTACTGGTATCTGACCTCAAAATCCTCATCATGGGGACATGAAGATCTCTGGCAGAGTCTGCACGGAAAACCGTATTACAGTGCACCGAATGCATCCGTGCTCTGGAATGCATTGAATCAGCTTGACATCAATGCAAATATCAACCTGAAAACCGAGACGAATGGTCATCTCTATTCGACCGTTTTGGACATGCAGGAGGATTATTACGGCCGTTTGTCGGCATCGGAACCTTGGCAGAAGGAGATCGTGAACGCGTATCTCGCGAATAAATTCGAGAAGACCGATGCAGGAGTCCGTGTTCCAAGCACATCGTACCTTGCTCATATCTGGTGGGAAAAATAG
- a CDS encoding flavodoxin family protein, producing the protein MKIIGLSGSAAPKSSTKKLIEAALEAAMEKGADVEFINIAKLNIKGCLGCTECKKDQTTFCCQKDDMAGLYTKLNEADVILLGSPVYFGDITGQSKCFVDRMYAYLGPAGSRLKKGKKAAAIITQGFTDETHYPIAAEHLTKGFESCGADVLSPEFFGGLHNADEVTDAQLARAKAFGEKLTE; encoded by the coding sequence ATGAAAATCATCGGATTATCTGGATCTGCAGCACCGAAGAGCAGTACGAAAAAACTGATCGAAGCGGCTCTTGAAGCTGCAATGGAAAAAGGCGCCGATGTCGAGTTCATCAACATCGCGAAACTAAACATCAAAGGATGTCTGGGCTGCACAGAATGCAAAAAGGACCAGACCACATTCTGCTGCCAGAAGGATGACATGGCAGGACTCTACACCAAACTCAATGAAGCGGATGTGATCCTGCTCGGATCCCCGGTGTATTTTGGAGATATAACCGGACAAAGCAAATGCTTCGTTGACCGGATGTATGCATATCTCGGTCCGGCCGGTTCCAGGCTGAAGAAAGGGAAGAAAGCTGCTGCGATCATTACTCAGGGTTTTACGGACGAAACGCATTATCCGATTGCAGCAGAACATCTGACCAAAGGCTTTGAGAGCTGCGGTGCAGATGTCCTTTCACCGGAATTCTTCGGCGGGCTCCACAACGCAGATGAGGTCACGGATGCACAGCTTGCACGGGCAAAAGCATTTGGTGAAAAACTCACTGAATAA
- a CDS encoding ABC transporter ATP-binding protein — MKLTIQKGCFGYHDDYLFKDINFTVNDQDVFAILGPNGIGKTTLLKCIMNMLPWKQGHAYLDKTDISTLPSKEFWRQVSYVPQAKSSAFNYLARDMIMLGRSAHLPFFKEPGDSDMEITERAMETLGITHLANRSCKTLSGGEMQLVLIARALATEPKILIMDEPESNLDYHNQLMILEKIHDLSKTIACIINTHYPEHALRISNKALMFLGNGETICGNTPDIITEQHLRDAFRVNVMIGNVSDGTKIHQYILPISIRK, encoded by the coding sequence ATGAAACTAACAATTCAAAAAGGATGTTTTGGCTATCATGATGATTATTTGTTTAAAGATATTAATTTCACGGTGAATGACCAGGATGTCTTCGCAATTCTTGGACCAAACGGCATTGGAAAAACAACGTTACTGAAATGTATTATGAATATGCTTCCTTGGAAACAAGGACATGCATATCTGGATAAGACCGACATTTCAACACTACCGTCCAAAGAATTCTGGAGGCAGGTATCTTACGTTCCGCAGGCAAAATCATCGGCATTCAACTATCTTGCTCGCGACATGATTATGCTTGGACGAAGTGCCCATCTTCCTTTTTTCAAAGAACCAGGCGATTCTGACATGGAAATTACCGAACGTGCCATGGAGACTCTTGGAATCACACATTTAGCGAACCGCTCTTGTAAAACACTTTCCGGGGGAGAAATGCAACTGGTTTTAATTGCCCGGGCACTTGCAACTGAGCCAAAAATATTGATTATGGACGAACCTGAATCAAATCTGGATTATCACAACCAACTCATGATTCTGGAAAAAATACATGATCTTTCAAAAACGATAGCCTGCATCATCAATACTCATTATCCGGAACATGCTTTGCGTATCTCTAACAAGGCGTTGATGTTTCTCGGGAATGGAGAGACTATCTGCGGCAATACGCCTGACATTATTACAGAACAGCATCTTCGCGATGCATTTCGGGTGAATGTAATGATTGGAAATGTTTCAGACGGAACCAAAATCCATCAATACATATTACCAATATCCATCAGAAAATAA
- a CDS encoding ABC transporter substrate-binding protein, translated as MTHKKNVYLPLIIVIIIAICAIAGCIGTSQPTIGPGTTFTDLAGNNVTLPESVDRVIITSMSPMVPIYVYYMDGTDKLVGANSAGITYAKSGVMSTIYPELDSVETGFVQGTVINIEEILRLDPDVVIYTGSRQDEYALLTDANLTAVGFTTSLGATGYNVFTQLDLWLNQLGKIVGETNKADDLIAYNTEVQEKVAEKIDTVTDNEKPRALIIFTYKEGTLQVAGSGHYSEYWLNATGAENVASELSGLKPVDMEQIIAWDPEIIYFANSQNALPSDLYNNTIAGYDWSQVSAVKNKQVYIFPYATYMSYAPSLEDGLVLQWMAQINHPDLFKDLDMEEETSYFFKEFFNYTATDEDIKGFLNPEYIAVRLH; from the coding sequence ATGACACATAAAAAAAATGTTTATCTCCCACTTATCATAGTGATCATTATTGCGATATGCGCAATTGCCGGATGTATTGGAACAAGTCAGCCAACCATTGGTCCTGGCACAACGTTCACTGACCTTGCAGGAAACAACGTCACCCTCCCTGAATCAGTTGATCGAGTGATTATCACTTCCATGTCGCCGATGGTGCCCATTTATGTCTACTACATGGATGGAACCGACAAACTGGTTGGTGCAAACTCGGCAGGTATCACCTACGCAAAATCAGGAGTTATGTCAACGATTTATCCAGAACTTGACTCTGTAGAAACCGGATTTGTTCAGGGAACTGTTATCAACATCGAAGAAATTCTCCGACTTGATCCCGATGTTGTCATCTACACCGGATCACGTCAGGATGAATATGCCCTTCTCACAGATGCAAATCTTACTGCAGTCGGATTCACCACCTCACTTGGCGCCACTGGTTACAACGTATTTACTCAACTCGACCTCTGGCTCAATCAATTAGGAAAAATAGTTGGAGAGACCAACAAAGCCGATGACCTCATCGCTTATAACACCGAAGTTCAGGAAAAAGTCGCTGAAAAAATCGACACAGTAACTGACAACGAAAAACCGCGTGCATTAATCATCTTTACCTACAAAGAAGGAACCTTGCAGGTAGCAGGAAGCGGGCACTATTCTGAATACTGGTTGAATGCAACCGGAGCAGAAAACGTTGCTTCCGAACTTTCCGGACTCAAACCAGTTGACATGGAACAAATTATTGCATGGGACCCGGAAATTATCTACTTTGCCAACTCCCAGAATGCTCTGCCTTCCGACCTCTACAACAATACCATTGCCGGTTACGACTGGAGTCAGGTAAGTGCAGTCAAAAACAAACAGGTATACATCTTCCCCTATGCAACCTACATGTCCTATGCGCCGTCTCTCGAAGATGGACTCGTCCTTCAGTGGATGGCACAGATTAACCATCCAGATCTGTTCAAAGATCTTGACATGGAAGAAGAAACCTCATACTTCTTCAAAGAATTTTTCAACTATACTGCGACAGATGAAGACATCAAAGGATTCCTGAATCCCGAATACATTGCAGTAAGACTCCATTAA
- a CDS encoding nitrogenase component 1, translating to MNKLCFCSTTYGGYGIVRVGSLIPESYLLFVCPPSCGRHTSINAIQQEYKNRISYLFFDEHELALGMVEDELCNAIDELLPQIQRPKVFLVYICCVLYLAGFDEKSIIDELKKRNPDIVFQICLMNPVSADTKRPPGLTMQEKMYSLLDFSSSQLNTLNFIGNNVPINSNSEIYEVLKNCGVTETFHVSDQPSFEDFRRMGRSKWNLVVRPEAILAAKSLSSRMEFRFVPVSYDIIQIREQYEEIFSMLSARCELEEYEKRAREAINKAKDAVGKKPIAVGASAVCRPFSLARALIIYGFVVTDIFGKDVVPFEREAYEWIRKYAPEIVIHDTKDPAMTNNIGKCGMAEIAVGYDAGYFAGAESVVDLLGDEGMFGYYGVELLMNLLIESVSHPKDLRKMIEAYGLVA from the coding sequence ATGAATAAACTCTGTTTCTGCTCAACCACCTATGGAGGATATGGGATTGTAAGAGTCGGTTCATTAATTCCGGAAAGCTATCTATTGTTTGTCTGCCCGCCATCATGCGGGCGGCACACATCCATCAATGCAATTCAGCAGGAGTATAAAAATAGGATCAGTTATCTTTTCTTTGATGAGCATGAACTTGCTCTTGGAATGGTTGAAGATGAGCTCTGTAATGCTATTGATGAACTTCTACCTCAGATACAACGCCCTAAAGTATTTTTGGTATATATCTGCTGTGTTCTTTATTTAGCAGGATTTGATGAAAAAAGTATAATTGATGAGCTGAAAAAGCGAAATCCCGACATTGTATTTCAAATTTGTCTGATGAATCCAGTGTCTGCAGATACGAAACGTCCCCCTGGACTGACTATGCAGGAGAAGATGTACTCATTACTGGATTTCTCTTCATCACAACTGAACACGCTCAATTTTATTGGGAATAATGTGCCGATCAATTCCAACAGCGAAATTTATGAAGTGCTAAAAAACTGTGGGGTTACAGAGACATTTCATGTATCTGACCAACCCTCATTTGAAGATTTTAGACGAATGGGGCGATCAAAATGGAATCTGGTGGTTCGTCCCGAAGCGATTCTTGCAGCAAAAAGTCTAAGTTCCCGAATGGAATTTCGCTTTGTTCCGGTCTCTTATGATATTATTCAGATTAGAGAGCAGTATGAAGAGATATTTTCGATGCTTTCTGCACGATGCGAGCTCGAAGAGTATGAAAAACGTGCGCGGGAAGCAATCAATAAAGCAAAAGATGCAGTGGGAAAAAAGCCGATCGCAGTCGGAGCATCTGCGGTATGCAGACCGTTTAGTCTTGCTCGGGCATTGATAATCTATGGCTTTGTTGTCACTGACATTTTCGGAAAAGATGTTGTGCCCTTTGAACGCGAAGCGTATGAATGGATACGAAAGTATGCTCCGGAAATTGTGATCCATGATACGAAAGATCCCGCAATGACGAATAACATTGGAAAATGCGGTATGGCGGAAATTGCTGTCGGATATGATGCAGGATATTTCGCAGGTGCTGAAAGTGTGGTCGATTTGCTTGGTGATGAAGGGATGTTTGGCTACTATGGGGTAGAACTCTTGATGAATCTTTTGATAGAGAGTGTCTCTCATCCAAAGGATCTGCGCAAAATGATTGAAGCTTATGGACTGGTGGCATAA
- a CDS encoding iron ABC transporter permease yields MKTVSKKSFFIFLFFLPIAVACLALCVGRYWINPIDVYGAFLAFFGYPVETTIQSVVLNLRLPRILLALFVGAGLAIAGTAFQSTFSNPLASPDIIGVSSGAAFGAALGLLLFENMFIVQILAIIFGLAAIGITFALSKAAKTDSILMIVLAGIIVSGFFTAMISLVKYTADPLLKLPEITFWLMGSLAGANYEKIVIAAPLLLLGIIIIWIMKWRLNILALSEEEIQSCGINPKRTRWTIIIAATLIVAATVSLCGQIGWVGLVIPHVARMLVGSDNRYVIPASISIGACYLLIIDTLCRTISPSEIPLSIMTALIGAPLFAYLFLKKARSWL; encoded by the coding sequence ATGAAAACTGTCTCAAAAAAATCATTTTTCATTTTTTTATTTTTTCTTCCGATAGCAGTAGCTTGTCTTGCCCTCTGTGTTGGGAGATACTGGATCAACCCCATTGATGTCTATGGAGCGTTTCTGGCATTTTTTGGATATCCCGTTGAAACGACCATCCAATCAGTTGTTCTCAACCTCCGGCTTCCGCGAATCCTTCTCGCTCTCTTTGTAGGAGCAGGTCTTGCCATTGCCGGCACAGCGTTTCAGTCAACATTTTCAAATCCCTTAGCTTCACCGGATATCATCGGGGTTTCATCGGGAGCTGCCTTTGGCGCAGCACTTGGTCTTTTGCTCTTTGAAAATATGTTCATTGTTCAGATTCTTGCAATAATTTTTGGTCTCGCGGCGATTGGGATTACATTTGCTTTAAGTAAAGCGGCAAAAACCGATTCGATCCTCATGATAGTGCTTGCCGGCATCATCGTCTCCGGATTTTTTACAGCGATGATTTCATTGGTAAAATATACCGCCGACCCTCTGCTGAAACTTCCTGAAATTACCTTTTGGCTTATGGGCAGTTTGGCAGGGGCGAATTATGAAAAAATTGTGATTGCAGCACCGCTGTTGCTTCTTGGCATCATTATTATCTGGATAATGAAATGGCGTTTAAATATCCTTGCGTTAAGTGAGGAGGAGATCCAATCATGCGGAATCAATCCAAAACGTACCAGGTGGACAATAATCATCGCTGCAACATTGATTGTCGCAGCGACAGTATCACTATGCGGACAAATTGGATGGGTTGGATTAGTGATACCTCATGTTGCCCGAATGCTGGTTGGTTCAGATAATCGCTATGTTATTCCAGCAAGCATTAGCATTGGAGCCTGCTATCTTCTGATAATCGACACACTCTGCAGAACAATATCACCATCAGAAATTCCGTTGTCTATTATGACAGCATTGATCGGAGCGCCATTATTTGCATATCTGTTTCTTAAAAAAGCGAGATCATGGCTATGA